The Bacteroidota bacterium genome includes a region encoding these proteins:
- a CDS encoding phosphotransferase codes for MQDARYRMQDAGCKMQDARCRMQDAGCKMQDARCRMQDAGCKMQDARCPDGLT; via the coding sequence ATGCAGGATGCAAGATACAGGATGCAAGATGCAGGATGCAAGATGCAGGATGCAAGATGCAGGATGCAAGATGCAGGATGCAAGATGCAGGATGCAAGATGCAGGATGCAAGATGCAGGATGCAAGATGCAGGATGCAAGATGCCCAGACGGGCTAACTTAG
- a CDS encoding TonB family protein, whose amino-acid sequence MFKYIKDNLIYPEVESKNGIGGLVVVKFVVEKDGSITNTKILKALTENTNKEALRLVNSMPK is encoded by the coding sequence ATGTTTAAATACATTAAAGATAATTTAATTTATCCTGAAGTTGAGAGTAAAAATGGTATTGGGGGATTGGTAGTGGTTAAATTTGTTGTAGAAAAAGATGGTAGTATTACGAATACAAAAATACTAAAAGCCCTGACAGAAAATACTAATAAGGAAGCTTTGAGGCTTGTAAACAGTATGCCGAAATAG